The following coding sequences are from one uncultured Desulfobacter sp. window:
- the ettA gene encoding energy-dependent translational throttle protein EttA: MSEDTKKVIYSMINVSKFHGTRQVLKDISLSYFYGAKIGVLGLNGSGKSTLLKILAGVDTEFVGETILSKGFTVGFLEQEPLVDSDKTVRQVVEEGVQETVDLLAEYEKISEAFAEPMSDDEMDALLEKQGKLQEKLDHIDAWDLDSRLKMAMDALRCPPEDTPVSVISGGEKRRVALCRLLLQKPDILLLDEPTNHLDAESVGWLEQHLSRFEGTVIAVTHDRYFLDNVAGWILELDRGEGIPWKGNYSSWLEQKQHRLAKEEKSESKRRQTLARELEWINMSPKGRRSKSKARISAYEELLKKDSMQQEQKMEIFIPPGPRLGAKVIVAENVSKAFEDKLLVDDMNFVLPPGAIVGVVGPNGAGKTTLFKMITGKEKPDSGTIEVGESVHAAYVDQERDTLDPEKTIYEVISGGSDTLLLGGREINARAYVGKFNFSGSDQQKKVKDISGGERNRVHMATMLQKQANLLLLDEPTNDLDVNTMRALEEALENFAGCAVIISHDRWFLDRLATHILAFEGDSQTLFFEGSYSDYEKDRRKRLGIKENQPTRIKYRQLTR; the protein is encoded by the coding sequence ATGTCTGAAGATACGAAAAAAGTTATTTACTCAATGATCAATGTGAGCAAATTCCACGGCACCCGCCAGGTGCTCAAGGATATTTCGCTTTCCTATTTTTATGGGGCAAAAATAGGTGTGCTGGGCCTTAACGGCTCCGGTAAATCCACGCTGCTTAAAATTTTGGCAGGGGTGGACACTGAATTTGTGGGGGAAACCATCTTATCCAAGGGGTTTACCGTGGGATTTCTCGAGCAGGAACCCCTGGTGGATTCGGATAAAACCGTGCGCCAAGTGGTTGAAGAAGGGGTCCAGGAGACCGTGGACCTTTTGGCTGAATATGAAAAAATATCCGAAGCCTTTGCCGAACCCATGTCCGATGATGAGATGGATGCGTTGCTGGAAAAACAGGGCAAACTGCAGGAAAAGCTTGATCATATTGATGCCTGGGATTTGGATTCCCGACTGAAAATGGCCATGGACGCCCTTCGCTGTCCCCCCGAAGACACCCCTGTCAGCGTCATCTCCGGTGGTGAAAAACGCCGGGTAGCCTTGTGCCGCCTGCTGCTACAAAAACCGGACATTCTGCTTTTGGACGAGCCGACCAACCACCTGGATGCAGAATCGGTGGGGTGGCTGGAGCAACATTTAAGCCGGTTTGAAGGCACGGTCATTGCCGTAACCCATGACCGCTATTTCCTGGATAATGTGGCGGGCTGGATTCTGGAACTGGACCGGGGCGAAGGCATCCCCTGGAAAGGCAACTACTCCTCGTGGCTTGAACAAAAACAGCACCGCCTGGCCAAGGAAGAGAAAAGTGAGAGCAAGCGCCGCCAGACACTGGCCCGGGAGCTTGAGTGGATCAATATGTCCCCCAAGGGGCGGCGCTCCAAATCAAAGGCCAGGATTTCGGCTTATGAAGAGCTGCTCAAAAAAGACAGCATGCAGCAGGAACAGAAAATGGAGATTTTTATTCCGCCCGGGCCACGGCTTGGCGCCAAGGTTATTGTGGCGGAGAATGTATCCAAAGCCTTTGAAGATAAGCTTCTGGTGGACGACATGAACTTTGTGCTTCCGCCGGGCGCCATTGTCGGGGTGGTCGGACCCAATGGTGCGGGTAAAACCACTTTGTTCAAAATGATTACCGGAAAGGAAAAACCCGATTCCGGCACCATTGAAGTCGGGGAGAGTGTCCATGCGGCCTATGTGGATCAGGAACGTGACACCCTTGATCCGGAAAAGACCATTTATGAAGTGATCTCCGGCGGCAGCGACACCCTTTTGCTGGGAGGACGGGAAATCAACGCCCGGGCCTATGTGGGAAAATTCAATTTCTCAGGCTCCGACCAGCAGAAAAAAGTTAAAGATATTTCAGGCGGTGAGCGCAACCGGGTGCACATGGCCACCATGCTGCAAAAACAGGCCAACCTGCTGCTGTTGGACGAACCCACCAACGACCTGGATGTCAATACCATGCGGGCTTTGGAAGAGGCCCTGGAAAACTTTGCCGGGTGTGCGGTGATTATCAGCCATGACCGGTGGTTCCTGGACCGCCTTGCGACCCATATCCTTGCCTTTGAGGGCGACAGTCAGACCCTGTTTTTTGAAGGCTCCTATTCGGACTATGAAAAGGATCGCAGAAAACGGCTGGGCATCAAGGAAAACCAGCCCACACGGATTAAATACCGGCAGTTGACCCGGTAA
- a CDS encoding RidA family protein has protein sequence MIPVISKNAPAAVGPYSHAVIHNDTVYCAGQIPLDPATGQMVGATIEEQTHQVMANLEAVLKECNASLKTILKTTVFLASMDDFAGMNQVYEAALDGHKPARSAFQVGRLPKDALVEIECIAVCEKK, from the coding sequence ATGATACCTGTTATATCAAAAAATGCCCCGGCAGCCGTGGGGCCCTATTCCCATGCCGTGATCCACAACGATACGGTGTACTGTGCCGGCCAGATTCCTCTGGACCCCGCCACGGGCCAGATGGTGGGAGCCACCATTGAAGAGCAGACCCACCAGGTCATGGCCAATCTTGAAGCCGTACTCAAGGAGTGCAATGCAAGTTTGAAAACCATTTTAAAAACAACCGTCTTTCTGGCGTCCATGGATGATTTTGCAGGGATGAACCAGGTTTACGAAGCAGCACTTGACGGCCATAAACCGGCAAGATCCGCTTTCCAGGTCGGCCGTCTGCCCAAGGACGCGCTGGTGGAAATCGAGTGTATTGCCGTGTGTGAAAAAAAATAA
- a CDS encoding DEAD/DEAH box helicase, whose protein sequence is MKKRYYRSGKKNSDSRSSRPIHYPELTAGADKSLNKIFSRIGVPEKQSFTPDPFQIEAIEAIDAADCLVTAPTGAGKTWIAEQAAKRILEKNGKVWYATPLKALTNSIHAGFSKIFGKEKVGILTGDIKENTDADIIIGTTEILRNQLYDAMYTGQNLKCDLIILDEAHYLGDAERGVVWEEIMIYLPVRIPLLLLSATIGNPDQIAGWLSSIRDKTCKVVENTDRPVPLFPLFFHPSGTLYPLLEKTGSNGNRTRLHKKVYKFNQSGKRLTLAPPGKLPKFSDILEVLAHYDLLPAIFFLKSRAECDRAIKLCDGSLLETAPEKKQALKERLVQLTAGNAHLSAHPQRTYLEETATAAHHSGHLPAWKVVVETLMAEGLLDAMFATSTVAAGVNFPARSVVILNSDRFNGRDFLSLTASEFQQMAGRAGRRGMDNIGFATLLPGKYMDVSLVAKLVDAPPLNVDSQIKIDFSMVLNLLLSNTPEQVRTLLEKSFASYLIAIGAKAGKSGRKARKKFGNDMEFLWLDFTEHMDFLIQEGFVTPEGPQPSALTEDGIWASKLRIDSPLLVAQGLRDKLLPERDPALLAAMMAAFVNEKEFKDDMLFTASLSKRLKDAFLELRRGLKPFAITMLKSGFPAPNLFIQPASLIYLWAHDTPWDELMHKSDFAEGDFARLVLRTAENLRQMTHLNQDFPVIAKTAAEAVDMILKAPVVTVF, encoded by the coding sequence ATGAAAAAAAGATATTATCGTTCCGGAAAAAAAAATTCCGACTCCAGATCGTCACGTCCCATTCATTACCCCGAGCTCACTGCCGGGGCCGACAAGTCATTAAATAAAATTTTCAGCCGGATAGGTGTGCCTGAAAAACAGTCCTTTACTCCGGATCCGTTTCAAATTGAGGCCATTGAGGCCATTGATGCTGCGGATTGCCTTGTCACTGCCCCCACGGGTGCAGGAAAAACATGGATTGCGGAACAGGCTGCCAAACGGATCTTGGAAAAAAACGGCAAGGTGTGGTATGCCACGCCGTTAAAGGCGCTGACCAACTCCATCCATGCCGGATTTTCCAAAATTTTCGGCAAGGAAAAGGTGGGGATTCTTACCGGTGACATCAAGGAAAATACGGACGCAGACATCATCATCGGCACCACGGAAATTTTGAGAAACCAGCTCTATGATGCCATGTACACGGGTCAAAATCTCAAGTGTGACCTGATTATCCTGGATGAGGCCCACTACCTCGGCGATGCCGAACGCGGCGTGGTCTGGGAGGAGATCATGATCTATCTGCCCGTTCGTATCCCGCTGCTGTTACTGTCCGCCACCATCGGCAACCCGGATCAGATTGCAGGCTGGCTCTCCTCCATCCGGGATAAAACGTGTAAAGTGGTGGAAAACACCGATCGGCCGGTACCCCTTTTCCCTCTATTTTTTCACCCGTCCGGTACCCTATATCCGCTGCTTGAAAAAACGGGAAGCAACGGGAACAGGACCCGTCTTCACAAAAAAGTATATAAATTCAACCAGTCCGGTAAACGCTTAACCCTGGCCCCGCCCGGTAAACTGCCTAAATTTTCGGACATTCTCGAGGTGCTTGCCCACTATGATCTGCTGCCGGCCATCTTTTTTTTAAAATCCCGGGCCGAATGCGACCGGGCTATCAAATTATGCGACGGCAGTCTGCTTGAAACCGCGCCGGAAAAAAAGCAGGCACTCAAGGAGCGGCTTGTACAGCTCACGGCAGGAAATGCCCATTTATCCGCCCACCCCCAGCGGACCTACCTGGAAGAAACGGCAACCGCTGCCCATCATTCCGGGCACCTGCCCGCCTGGAAGGTGGTGGTGGAGACCTTGATGGCCGAGGGGCTTTTGGATGCCATGTTTGCCACATCCACGGTGGCGGCGGGTGTGAATTTTCCGGCCCGGTCCGTTGTGATTCTCAATTCCGACAGGTTCAATGGCAGGGACTTTTTGTCATTGACCGCCAGTGAGTTCCAGCAGATGGCAGGCCGTGCCGGAAGACGCGGCATGGACAACATCGGATTTGCCACACTCCTGCCGGGCAAGTATATGGATGTCTCTCTTGTGGCCAAGCTGGTGGATGCTCCGCCGTTAAATGTGGATTCCCAGATTAAAATTGATTTTTCCATGGTGCTCAATCTCTTGTTGTCCAACACCCCGGAGCAGGTGCGCACCCTGTTGGAAAAATCATTTGCCTCCTATCTCATTGCCATTGGTGCAAAGGCAGGAAAAAGCGGCAGAAAGGCCAGAAAAAAATTCGGCAATGATATGGAATTTTTATGGCTGGATTTTACCGAACACATGGATTTTTTGATCCAGGAAGGATTTGTTACCCCCGAAGGGCCACAACCCAGCGCCCTGACCGAAGACGGCATTTGGGCATCAAAACTGCGCATTGATTCGCCGCTGCTGGTGGCCCAGGGTCTTCGGGACAAACTGCTGCCCGAACGTGATCCGGCCCTTTTAGCCGCCATGATGGCGGCATTTGTCAATGAAAAGGAGTTCAAGGATGATATGCTCTTCACCGCCTCCCTTTCAAAACGGCTTAAGGATGCATTCCTGGAACTGCGCCGGGGTCTTAAACCCTTTGCCATCACCATGCTGAAATCAGGATTTCCTGCACCCAACCTCTTTATCCAGCCAGCGTCCCTGATTTATCTCTGGGCCCATGATACCCCCTGGGATGAACTGATGCACAAATCGGATTTTGCCGAAGGCGATTTTGCCAGGCTCGTCCTGCGAACCGCAGAAAATCTGCGTCAGATGACGCATTTGAATCAGGATTTTCCTGTGATTGCCAAAACAGCGGCCGAGGCCGTTGACATGATACTCAAAGCGCCGGTGGTCACCGTATTTTAA
- a CDS encoding NUDIX domain-containing protein, producing the protein MPFTNPNLDRFKFCPSCGGKNLDAGSVKSFKCRVCGFQFFMNCAAAAMAIILDDQNRVLVTVRAKEPGKGTLDLPGGFAEPGESIDQGLVREVKEELNLDIFNLDFFCSFANTYLYKRVVYPITDMAFTCQVKDFSLITPMDDVADFKFIRVHDLDTNLLGMHSAQKVMEKYQRIYSIIK; encoded by the coding sequence ATGCCATTTACCAATCCCAATCTCGACCGGTTTAAATTCTGTCCGTCCTGCGGCGGCAAGAACCTTGATGCCGGCAGCGTCAAATCATTTAAATGCCGGGTGTGCGGATTTCAATTTTTTATGAATTGCGCGGCCGCAGCCATGGCTATCATCCTTGACGATCAAAACAGGGTGTTGGTCACCGTACGGGCAAAAGAGCCGGGTAAAGGCACCTTGGATCTCCCCGGCGGTTTTGCTGAGCCGGGCGAAAGTATCGACCAGGGTTTGGTCAGAGAGGTAAAAGAGGAGCTGAATCTGGATATTTTTAACCTTGACTTTTTCTGCTCTTTTGCCAATACCTATCTTTACAAACGTGTGGTCTATCCCATCACCGACATGGCATTCACCTGCCAGGTGAAAGATTTCTCTTTGATTACACCCATGGATGATGTGGCCGACTTCAAATTTATCCGGGTCCATGATCTTGACACCAACCTGTTGGGTATGCACTCGGCACAAAAGGTAATGGAAAAATATCAACGCATATATTCAATCATTAAATGA
- a CDS encoding MTH938/NDUFAF3 family protein has translation MISSFSFGHMVIGADTYAADLIILPDKTILPSWRRKQGHVLELADLRAVLPLNPDMLIVGTGVYDRMTMAPGLEKDLLSMGIELNALSTDAAATLFNTTIARTPDKSESACFHLTC, from the coding sequence ATGATTTCATCATTTTCTTTCGGTCATATGGTTATTGGCGCTGACACATACGCTGCGGATCTGATCATCCTCCCGGACAAAACAATCCTGCCCAGCTGGCGCAGAAAACAGGGGCATGTACTGGAACTTGCGGATTTAAGGGCGGTTCTGCCCTTAAATCCGGATATGCTCATTGTCGGCACAGGTGTTTATGACCGCATGACGATGGCCCCGGGCCTTGAAAAAGACCTTTTATCCATGGGTATCGAACTAAACGCGTTGTCAACGGATGCGGCCGCAACCTTGTTCAACACAACAATTGCCCGGACTCCGGACAAATCGGAGAGTGCCTGCTTTCATTTAACCTGCTGA
- a CDS encoding amino acid ABC transporter permease, with protein sequence MNDFFPFIINQVIPSLNTGFIVSIKLIVPSALLGFLIGVVTGALRVYGPKPVKALCDFYVAVFRGTPLVVQLYFWYFALPYTNFWGVRIVMSAMTCAIVGFALCSGAYQSEYIRGGLLSIKIGQLKAAQALGMSPFTSIKSIVLPQAFRHCFSGCCNEVIYLIKYSSLASIITINEMTGIGRGIAKASFRNVETFLVVGIYYLVLVSLAGVILNYLERRLEIPGFDRQAR encoded by the coding sequence GTGAACGACTTTTTCCCCTTTATCATCAATCAAGTCATACCCAGCCTGAACACAGGATTTATAGTGAGTATCAAGCTGATTGTGCCCTCAGCCCTGCTCGGCTTTTTGATCGGCGTGGTCACCGGTGCCCTGAGGGTTTACGGACCTAAACCGGTAAAAGCCCTGTGTGATTTTTATGTGGCTGTATTCCGGGGGACGCCATTGGTGGTTCAGCTCTATTTCTGGTACTTTGCCCTGCCCTATACGAATTTCTGGGGGGTGCGCATTGTCATGTCCGCCATGACCTGCGCCATTGTTGGCTTTGCCCTGTGCTCCGGGGCCTATCAGTCCGAATATATCCGGGGCGGTCTGCTTTCCATAAAAATAGGGCAGCTTAAAGCAGCCCAGGCCTTGGGTATGAGCCCATTTACCTCGATCAAGAGTATTGTCCTTCCCCAGGCCTTCAGGCACTGTTTTTCAGGATGCTGCAATGAGGTGATCTATCTGATCAAATACTCATCCCTTGCCTCCATCATTACCATCAACGAAATGACCGGTATTGGCCGGGGGATTGCCAAAGCCTCCTTTAGAAACGTTGAGACCTTTCTGGTTGTGGGTATTTACTATCTGGTTCTGGTCTCCCTTGCCGGCGTTATTCTCAACTATCTTGAGCGACGTTTGGAGATTCCGGGCTTTGACCGTCAGGCGCGATAA
- a CDS encoding amino acid ABC transporter ATP-binding protein, whose protein sequence is MTQPNGAEPVVLEARGIVKELGGNTVLNQVDLTLSKGDLKVLIGPSGSGKSTLLQCLNLLHIPEAGDLLLDGAPVNFKKKSDLYLLRQKVGMIFQDFNLFDHLSACQNVAIALRKVKKQSKQTAHNRACEELTRVGLADKMDLYPAQLSGGQKQRVSIARALAMDPEVLLLDEPTSALDPELISEVLVVIRDLAKAGMTMLMATHQISFSAGLAHEFVFMENGQIAEQGPPSALLAENSGSRTRDFCAKISELTGAEA, encoded by the coding sequence ATGACACAACCCAATGGAGCAGAGCCCGTTGTTCTTGAAGCCCGGGGCATTGTAAAGGAACTTGGCGGTAACACCGTTTTGAATCAGGTGGATTTAACCCTTTCCAAAGGCGATTTAAAGGTGCTCATCGGGCCGTCTGGCTCCGGAAAATCCACACTGCTGCAATGCCTGAATCTTTTGCACATCCCCGAAGCGGGCGATTTGCTTTTAGACGGCGCGCCGGTGAATTTTAAAAAGAAGAGCGACCTTTACCTGTTGCGCCAAAAGGTGGGCATGATCTTCCAGGACTTTAACCTGTTTGACCACTTGTCTGCCTGCCAGAATGTAGCCATTGCGTTGCGGAAAGTTAAAAAACAATCGAAACAAACCGCCCACAACCGGGCGTGTGAAGAATTGACCCGGGTCGGTCTTGCAGACAAAATGGACCTCTACCCGGCCCAGCTCTCCGGGGGCCAGAAGCAGCGGGTCTCCATTGCGAGGGCCCTGGCCATGGACCCGGAGGTGCTGCTCCTGGATGAACCCACCTCCGCCCTGGACCCGGAACTGATCAGCGAGGTACTGGTGGTGATCCGGGATCTGGCAAAGGCGGGAATGACCATGCTCATGGCCACCCATCAGATCAGCTTTTCCGCCGGCCTTGCCCATGAATTTGTGTTCATGGAAAACGGACAAATTGCAGAACAAGGCCCGCCTTCTGCGCTTTTAGCTGAAAACAGCGGATCACGGACCCGGGATTTTTGTGCCAAAATTTCAGAGTTGACCGGAGCCGAGGCGTGA
- a CDS encoding amino acid ABC transporter permease: MHDMLTFLTSITDSLPYIFSGLWITVVLIIGAMGLGLLIGIPFSVIRVYGHPVARRCVALYVWFFRGVPVLVLFYLFYFGLLSWLDQVNALNFLPLGDAFFAAILVLGMTTGAYQTQIFKGAILSLPKGQLNAARSLGMSDLSAITAIILPQALRFSIPAWSNEYSIVLKDSALAYVIGVAELMSRTRSVAAITHKPLPFTLFAGLIFFILTWVGVKGLKRLEQKVRIQGYTQ, from the coding sequence ATGCATGACATGCTCACTTTTTTAACCTCCATAACCGACTCCCTGCCATATATATTTTCCGGATTGTGGATCACGGTGGTTCTTATCATCGGGGCCATGGGATTAGGTCTATTGATCGGTATCCCTTTTTCTGTGATCCGGGTCTATGGCCACCCCGTTGCCCGGCGCTGCGTGGCATTGTATGTCTGGTTTTTCAGGGGCGTACCGGTTCTGGTGCTGTTTTACCTGTTTTACTTTGGACTTTTATCCTGGCTTGACCAGGTGAATGCTTTGAATTTTCTGCCCCTTGGCGATGCCTTTTTTGCGGCCATTTTGGTTTTGGGTATGACCACAGGGGCGTATCAGACCCAGATTTTTAAAGGTGCGATTCTCTCTTTGCCCAAAGGGCAGCTGAATGCTGCGCGCTCCCTTGGCATGAGTGACCTTTCAGCCATAACCGCGATTATCCTGCCCCAGGCACTGCGGTTTTCCATTCCGGCCTGGTCCAATGAATATTCCATCGTTTTAAAGGATTCGGCACTTGCATATGTGATCGGGGTGGCCGAACTGATGTCCAGGACCCGGTCCGTGGCCGCCATTACCCACAAACCTTTGCCCTTTACCCTGTTTGCCGGGCTGATATTTTTTATCCTGACATGGGTCGGGGTCAAGGGACTTAAGCGACTGGAACAAAAAGTACGAATCCAGGGATATACCCAATGA
- a CDS encoding ABC transporter substrate-binding protein has protein sequence MIKKIALLISLLTAFASVSLTSAGAKEVYINGIDFGFPPFGYVDKAGKPAGFDVECANWIAKEMGFEIKHQPMDWDGIIPALNAKKIDFIASGMSATDSRKKIVNFTLPYYEVSQVLLVLKDNTDDFNTLVTTGKKIGTQRGTTSTKRLKDLLAKGKFNYEIVEYDSTDLSMEDLKIGRIDASSMDSSIANELNKDGSYKTAGIFEGSTEEYGYAVRKGDDKLLDLLNQGLKKLMADPQWQVLKDKYEIH, from the coding sequence ATGATAAAAAAAATAGCCTTGTTGATCAGTCTGTTAACGGCATTTGCGAGTGTGAGCCTGACCTCTGCCGGCGCAAAAGAAGTTTACATTAACGGCATTGACTTTGGATTTCCGCCCTTTGGATATGTGGATAAAGCGGGTAAGCCCGCGGGTTTTGATGTGGAATGCGCCAACTGGATCGCCAAAGAGATGGGGTTTGAAATCAAACATCAACCCATGGACTGGGACGGTATTATCCCTGCCCTGAATGCAAAAAAAATCGACTTTATTGCATCGGGTATGAGTGCCACCGATTCCAGAAAAAAAATTGTTAACTTCACCCTGCCCTACTATGAAGTCAGCCAGGTGCTTTTGGTGTTGAAAGACAATACGGATGATTTCAATACCCTGGTCACCACCGGCAAAAAAATAGGCACCCAGCGCGGTACCACCAGCACCAAACGGCTCAAGGACCTACTTGCCAAAGGAAAGTTTAATTATGAAATCGTGGAATACGACTCAACGGACCTGAGCATGGAAGATCTTAAGATCGGCCGTATTGATGCCTCTTCCATGGACTCATCCATTGCCAATGAGCTCAATAAAGACGGAAGCTACAAGACCGCCGGTATATTTGAAGGCTCCACTGAAGAATACGGATATGCTGTACGCAAGGGCGATGACAAACTTTTAGATCTGCTCAACCAGGGATTAAAAAAGCTGATGGCTGATCCCCAGTGGCAGGTGCTTAAAGATAAATACGAAATCCACTAG
- a CDS encoding 1,4-dihydroxy-2-naphthoate polyprenyltransferase — translation MNLHHWWLAIRPKTLPAAACPVVVGAACAISDHRFSALMFAAALAGALLIQISVNLANDYFDFLNNIDTPDRKGPKRMTQSGLIPPETVRNAFILTMLMALGLGVFLIIKGGVVILCIVIASLLGIICYSAGPFPIASNGLGEVFVFIFFGPVAVLGTYYLMAGCVTPAVCIASVPVGLLVTAIIVVNNLRDIVTDAAAGKRTLAVILGPWRTKVEFVCLVLISFLIPCLMFASGHWSWGILLPLAAFFKSYPLFKTIFEQEGEILNPALADTAKLALMFSALFAVGIVAG, via the coding sequence ATGAATCTACACCACTGGTGGCTGGCCATCCGGCCTAAAACCCTTCCGGCTGCGGCTTGTCCGGTTGTTGTCGGCGCAGCCTGCGCTATTTCCGACCACAGGTTTTCAGCACTGATGTTTGCAGCGGCCCTGGCCGGTGCTTTGCTGATCCAGATTTCCGTGAATCTGGCCAATGATTATTTTGATTTTCTGAACAACATTGACACCCCGGACCGCAAAGGCCCTAAACGGATGACCCAAAGCGGCTTGATACCGCCTGAAACCGTTCGAAATGCGTTTATATTGACCATGCTCATGGCCCTGGGATTGGGCGTTTTTTTAATCATCAAAGGCGGGGTTGTGATTCTCTGTATTGTGATTGCCTCTCTTCTTGGAATTATCTGTTACAGTGCCGGACCCTTCCCCATTGCATCCAACGGCCTTGGTGAGGTGTTCGTGTTTATTTTTTTCGGGCCCGTGGCAGTGCTCGGCACCTATTATCTAATGGCAGGCTGCGTGACACCTGCGGTGTGCATCGCATCTGTTCCTGTGGGGCTTTTGGTTACCGCCATTATTGTTGTCAACAACCTGCGGGATATCGTGACCGATGCCGCCGCCGGCAAGCGGACCCTGGCGGTGATTTTAGGCCCCTGGCGAACCAAGGTGGAATTTGTGTGTCTGGTCCTGATCTCCTTTTTAATTCCCTGCCTGATGTTTGCCTCGGGTCACTGGTCCTGGGGAATTTTGCTGCCCTTGGCAGCCTTCTTTAAATCCTATCCCCTTTTTAAAACCATCTTTGAACAGGAAGGAGAAATCCTTAATCCGGCCCTTGCAGATACCGCAAAACTTGCACTGATGTTCAGTGCGCTTTTTGCCGTGGGGATCGTTGCCGGATAA
- a CDS encoding cupin domain-containing protein: MKKIFYGVCLVTFITSFAWAQEKPVIQTNVLAKSGISWDGRDLPEYPKGKPEITILRIKIPPKTKLPFHTHPVINAGVLLKGRLTVVTENNETLHLNSGDSIIEVVNKWHYGINESNEFAEIIVFYAGVKDSPITIKKESPER, encoded by the coding sequence ATGAAAAAAATTTTCTATGGCGTCTGCCTGGTAACATTTATAACAAGTTTTGCCTGGGCCCAAGAAAAACCTGTCATCCAAACCAATGTTTTGGCAAAAAGCGGAATAAGCTGGGATGGCAGAGATCTTCCTGAATACCCGAAGGGAAAACCGGAGATCACGATTCTTCGAATTAAAATCCCTCCTAAAACAAAATTGCCGTTTCATACCCATCCTGTGATTAATGCAGGTGTATTGTTAAAAGGAAGGCTGACCGTTGTAACTGAAAACAATGAAACATTGCATCTAAACTCGGGAGATTCAATCATTGAGGTGGTCAATAAATGGCATTATGGAATCAATGAAAGCAATGAATTTGCCGAAATTATAGTTTTTTACGCCGGTGTAAAAGATTCTCCAATTACAATTAAAAAGGAGTCACCTGAAAGGTAA
- a CDS encoding cupin domain-containing protein, whose amino-acid sequence MANLFENIPDDLSSEHFTDLIKEKNVRIERIVSLGHTSPDLGWYDQDDNEWVVVLEGSGTIVFENGIEYVLNKGNYLNIPAHTKHKVSGTDPNNITIWLAVFY is encoded by the coding sequence ATGGCGAACCTATTTGAAAATATACCGGATGATTTGTCTTCCGAACACTTCACAGACTTGATCAAAGAAAAAAACGTTCGAATAGAACGGATTGTCTCTTTAGGCCATACTTCGCCGGACTTGGGATGGTATGACCAGGATGACAATGAGTGGGTGGTCGTGTTGGAAGGCTCCGGTACCATTGTGTTTGAAAATGGAATTGAATACGTTTTAAATAAAGGAAATTACCTCAATATACCGGCTCATACAAAACACAAAGTCTCTGGAACCGATCCCAATAATATCACAATCTGGTTGGCTGTTTTTTATTAA